One genomic window of Cyprinus carpio isolate SPL01 chromosome A23, ASM1834038v1, whole genome shotgun sequence includes the following:
- the LOC109061910 gene encoding biglycan-like, with the protein MFSCRSLLLLLLSVCSLTAPSLALPFEQRGFWDFAMDGEVGDLTTVMMRDEEGSGVEELLPDVSLCPFGCHCQLNVVQCSDLSLTAVPKEIPRDTKLLDLQNNRITELKENDFKGLTNIYALSLVNNKISKVHPRAFTPLLRLKKLYFSRNLLTVIPKNLPPSLVELRIHENHIKKVAEGTFSGLGSMNCIEMGGNPIQNSGFEPGAFKGLKLNYLRISESKLTGIPKDLPDSLHELHLDNNQIQAIELEDLNRYKHLYRLGLGFNHIRMIEDGSLSYVPNLRELHLENNRLNRIPMGLPDMKYLQVVYLHSNNISRVDVNDFCPRGFGMKRNFYNGISLYGNPVNYWEVQPATFRCVGDRLGIHFGNYKK; encoded by the exons ATGTTCTCCTGCCGCTCTCTCCTGCTTCTGCTGCTCAGTGTCTGCAGCCTGACTGCTCCCTCACTGGCTCTGCCCTTTGAGCAGAGAGGATTCTGGGACTTTGCTATGGATGGAGAAGTGGGAGATCTGACAACGGTGATGATGAGAGATGAAGAGGGTTCAGGTGTAGAGGAGCTGTTACCAGATGTGTCCTTATGCCCCTTCGGTTGCCATTGTCAGCTCAATGTGGTTCAATGCTCAGACCTAA GTTTGACTGCAGTTCCCAAGGAAATTCCCAGAGACACCAAACTCCTGGACTTACAGAACAACCGCATCACAGAACTGAAGGAGAATGACTTCAAAGGACTTACCAACATCTAT GCTCTGTCACTGGTCAACAACAAGATCTCCAAAGTCCACCCGCGAGCCTTCACACCCCTCTTACGcttaaaaaagctttatttttctcGTAACCTCCTGACAGTGATACCCAAGAACCTTCCCCCATCCCTGGTGGAGCTACGCATTCATGAGAACCATATTAAGAAGGTTGCAGAAGGAACGTTCTCTGGTCTGGGCAGCATGAACTGCATTG AGATGGGCGGAAACCCTATTCAGAACAGCGGCTTTGAGCCTGGCGCTTTTAAAGGCCTGAAACTCAACTACCTGCGCATCTCTGAGTCCAAACTCACTGGAATACCAAAAG ACCTCCCTGACAGTCTTCATGAGCTCCACTTGGACAATAACCAGATCCAAGCCATCGAACTGGAGGACCTGAACCGCTATAAACACCTGTACAG ATTGGGTCTGGGTTTCAACCACATCCGGATGATTGAGGACGGCAGCCTATCATATGTCCCTAATCTCAGGGAGCTGCATTTGGAAAACAACCGGCTGAACCGCATCCCCATGGGTCTGCCAGACATGAAGTACCTGCAG GTGGTCTACCTTCATTCCAACAACATAAGTCGAGTGGATGTTAATGACTTCTGCCCTCGAGGTTTCGGCATGAAGAGGAACTTCTATAATGGCATTAGCCTCTATGGCAACCCAGTTAACTACTGGGAGGTGCAGCCTGCAACCTTTCGCTGCGTTGGTGACCGATTGGGCATTCATTTCGGAAACTATAAGAAATAG
- the LOC109060458 gene encoding beta-1,4-galactosyltransferase 3-like, translating to MVCCGRVLDSPCTLALLVGFQFAFVLYFSLGGFRGLVSVLVHSTEPEIDYSRPHDVYTNLTSLLLHHPGPSGPEQQLRDCVLPSPLLVGPVSVHLASPPSLEKIKEKNPLVTLGGHYRPPDCEPQHHTAIVVPYRNRQTHLRTLLYHLHPFLQRQQVHYGIYIVHQSGNSTFNRAKLLNVGVREALKEENWSCIFLHDVDLLPENDHNTYTCHPQHPTHLSVAMDKFRYRLPYSQYFGGVSAVTPEQYLKMNGFPNQYWGWGGEDDDIAARVRLSGMKIMRPPLAIGHYKMIKHKGDQGNEQNPRRFDLLKRTRLNWRSDGLNSLTYELLSKELEPLYTNLSVNIGDVPHHSPLKAPPRKLEPQPVPTNKTKTEKVGVIINHNATKVEPTHLKASNESSNVGQKAPLKKEVG from the exons ATGGTGTGCTGCGGTCGAGTGCTGGACTCCCCTTGCACTCTGGCTCTGTTGGTGGGCTTCCAGTTTGCGTTTGTCCTCTACTTCTCCCTGGGAGGCTTTCGTGGCCTTGTGTCTGTATTGGTTCATTCCACTGAGCCTGAGATCGACTACTCTCGACCGCATGACGTCTACACTAACCTCACATCTCTGCTGCTCCATCATCCAGGACCCAGTGGACCAGAACAGCAGCTCAGGGACTGTGTTCTGCCCTCTCCACTGCTGG TGGGTCCTGTTTCTGTCCACCTCGCCTCACCCCCTTCCCTGGAGAAGATAAAAGAGAAGAACCCCTTGGTGACCTTAGGGGGTCATTACCGCCCGCCAGACTGTGAGCCACAGCACCACACAGCTATCGTGGTCCCCTACCGGAATCGGCAGACCCACCTCCGCACCCTCCTCTACCATCTGCACCCCTTTTTGCAGCGGCAGCAGGTCCACTACGGCATTTACATTGTGCACCAG TCAGGGAACTCCACCTTTAACCGAGCGAAGTTGCTGAATGTCGGAGTGCGGGAGGCGCTGAAAGAGGAGAACTGGAGCTGTATTTTCCTGCATGACGTCGACCTGCTACCTGAGAATGACCACAATACCTACACCTGCCACCCCCAGCACCCTACACACCTCTCCGTAGCTATGGACAAGTTCAGATACAG GCTTCCATACTCACAATACTTCGGAGGGGTGTCTGCTGTAACCCCAGAGCAGTACCTCAAGATGAACGGCTTTCCGAACCAGTATTGGGGCTGGGGAGGAGAGGACGATGACATCGCAGCTCG AGTCCGTCTCTCTGGGATGAAGATAATGCGCCCGCCTTTGGCCATTGGTCATTATAAGATGATCAAACATAAAGGAGATCAGGGTAATGAGCAGAACCCAAGAAG GTTTGACTTGCTGAAGCGCACAAGGCTGAACTGGCGCTCAGATGGACTGAATTCACTGACTTATGAGCTCCTGTCCAAAGAGTTGGAGCCATTGTACACTAATTTGTCTGTCAACATTGGGGATGTTCCACACCATTCCCCTCTGAAGGCTCCACCTCGGAAGTTAGAGCCTCAACCCGTTCCaactaataaaacaaagactGAAAAAGTGGGTGTGATCATTAATCATAATGCTACAAAAGTGGAGCCTACCCACTTGAAGGCCAGTAATGAAAGTTCAAATGTTGGTCAAAAAGCTCCTTTGAAAAAGGAGGTGGGATGA
- the LOC109048766 gene encoding cyclin-Q, which produces MSTQASTSGSVRRSAEDSKTHFRVCRFIIETGVKLGMRSVPMATACVLYHRFFQSASLQVYEPYLVAMSAIYLAGKVEEQHLRTRDIINVCHRYFHPESEPLELAGKFWELRDSIVQCELLILRQLNFQVSFEHPHKYLLQYLLSVRSLLNRHAWSRTPIAETALAVLKDSYHGSVCVRHKPQHLALTSLCLALQTYGVQLPRGELEWWQVVCADITKTQIETIMSELLQLYDMEAKCT; this is translated from the exons ATGAGCACGCAGGCGTCAACATCTGGATCCGTCAGAAGAAGTGCCGAAGACTCCAAAACACACTTCAGAGTCTGTCGGTTTATCATCGAGACTG GAGTGAAGTTAGGCATGAGATCTGTGCCCATGGCTACAGCATGTGTGCTGTATCACAGGTTCTTCCAGTCTGCCAGTCTGCAGGTCTATGAGCCTTACCTCGTGGCCATGTCTGCCATCTACCTCGCAGGCAAAGTAGAAGAGCAGCATCTCAGGACAAGAGATATCATCAATGTCTGTCACAG GTATTTTCACCCAGAAAGTGAACCACTGGAACTGGCTGGGAAGTTCTGGGAGCTGAGGGACAGTATTGTACAATGTGAGCTGCTCATCCTTCGACAGCTTAACTTCCAAGTGTCTTTTGAGCACCCACACAAG TACCTGCTGCAATACCTGCTCTCTGTGAGGAGTCTTTTGAATCGCCACGCCTGGTCTCGAACCCCCATCGCAGAGACGGCCCTGGCTGTATTAAAAGACAGTTACCATGGCTCTGTGTGTGTCCGCCATAAGCCTCAACACCTTGCCCTCACCTCCCTCTGTCTTGCTCTCCAGACATATGGAGTGCAGCTCCCCAGAGGAGAACTGGAGTGGTGGCAG GTTGTTTGTGCAGACATCACCAAGACTCAGATTGAAACCATCATGAGTGAATTACTGCAGCTCTATGACATGGAGGCCAAGTGTACCTGA
- the LOC109060577 gene encoding protein Flattop-like isoform X1 → MPVTLNLQMQKHARQSNRAQRSVQTLQMFTFFKKKGKRPSAAEGHTTFIATDRGHLLSGVRTKRGSAWPAFQGTWDLPRCIPTASINPTARSQEGQDRLRTWRQMKLSPNQTHEAPAGSQATNRTVNNVENINVDQPAEESKMTVNDPDQNEPERPKSQYSQDQSRPASQQAQSNPVNQTQSRPGSQAPSRPVTQESQAELRPPTQNSRPASQQK, encoded by the exons ATGCCAGTGACATTAAACTTGCAAATGCAAAAGCATGCACGTCAATCAAACAGAGCACAACGGAGTGtgcaaacattacaaatgtttacttttttcaaaaagaaaggaaag AGACCATCAGCAGCAGAAGGCCACACTACATTTATAGCCACTGACCGTGGCCACCTTCTGTCTGGTGTGAGAACAAAG CGTGGAAGTGCATGGCCAGCATTCCAAGGCACATGGGATTTACCTCGCTGTATCCCCACTGCTTCCATAAACCCCACTGCCCGTTCACAAGAGGGACAGGATCGCCTCAGGACCTGGAGACAGATGAAACTGTCCCCGAACCAGACACATGAGGCCCCTGCTGGCAGCCAGGCAACaaacagaactgttaacaatgtG GAAAACATAAATGTGGACCAGCCTGCAGAAGAGTCAAAAATGACGGTGAATGACCCAGACCAAAACGAACCAGAGAGGCCCAAATCACAGTATAGCCAAGACCAGTCTAGACCAGCAAGCCAACAAGCTCAGTCTAACCCAGTAAACCAAACTCAGTCTAGACCAGGAAGTCAGGCTCCATCCAGACCAGTCACTCAGGAGAGCCAAGCCGAGTTAAGACCACCAACCCAGAACAGCAGACCAGCATCTCAGCAGAAATAA
- the LOC109060577 gene encoding protein Flattop-like isoform X2: protein MSTSYSANQYESAFKSQKLQNWTVPKHFKERPSAAEGHTTFIATDRGHLLSGVRTKRGSAWPAFQGTWDLPRCIPTASINPTARSQEGQDRLRTWRQMKLSPNQTHEAPAGSQATNRTVNNVENINVDQPAEESKMTVNDPDQNEPERPKSQYSQDQSRPASQQAQSNPVNQTQSRPGSQAPSRPVTQESQAELRPPTQNSRPASQQK, encoded by the exons ATGTCGACTTCTTACTCTGCAAACCAG TATGAAAGTGCCTTCAAGTCGCAAAAGCTCCAGAATTGGACCGTCCCAAAACATTTCAAAGAG AGACCATCAGCAGCAGAAGGCCACACTACATTTATAGCCACTGACCGTGGCCACCTTCTGTCTGGTGTGAGAACAAAG CGTGGAAGTGCATGGCCAGCATTCCAAGGCACATGGGATTTACCTCGCTGTATCCCCACTGCTTCCATAAACCCCACTGCCCGTTCACAAGAGGGACAGGATCGCCTCAGGACCTGGAGACAGATGAAACTGTCCCCGAACCAGACACATGAGGCCCCTGCTGGCAGCCAGGCAACaaacagaactgttaacaatgtG GAAAACATAAATGTGGACCAGCCTGCAGAAGAGTCAAAAATGACGGTGAATGACCCAGACCAAAACGAACCAGAGAGGCCCAAATCACAGTATAGCCAAGACCAGTCTAGACCAGCAAGCCAACAAGCTCAGTCTAACCCAGTAAACCAAACTCAGTCTAGACCAGGAAGTCAGGCTCCATCCAGACCAGTCACTCAGGAGAGCCAAGCCGAGTTAAGACCACCAACCCAGAACAGCAGACCAGCATCTCAGCAGAAATAA